The genomic region CACTGATTGAGGTATTTATAATCGCTATCATCTACGATTGCCTGCCTGCCTTTTGTAAGTTCTATTATCTTCATTTCTGCACCCAAAAATATGAAGGGCATCGGTCGCCCTCTGACGTTACAAACCATACTTTAATCTCGTGAGCTTTAGTCCAAGCGTCTACCACATAATCTACGTCTGTTCGCTCGTAGCCTACGTTGTTATGCGTGTAGTCGTGGCCCATAATTAGTCCACCGACTTTTACTTTTTTGCTCCACTCACTGATATCGTTAGCACAGTTTATAAAGTTATGATTTCCGTCTATATATATGAAATCGAGTGAGCTGTCTTCAAAGTTTTTAACAGCGTCCATTGAATAGGCCTTGATAATCTCGCACCTATCCCCCAGTCTTTCTCTGGTTCGTTTTTCGTACTCGGTGATGTGGTCGCCCATATTCTCACGATAACCTTCGTAAGGTTCCCAACAATCCACGACGGTAAGTTTTAAGTCAGGGATTTTTCTAAGCAGACAATCCGCAAACTTGCCTTGTTCGGTTCCAATTTCAACGCCTACTTTAAGACCCATTTCGTCCATTAAGTAGGGTAGCTGTTTCCAGCGTGAAACCTTAACAAAATGAGGTGCTTGTCCTGTGCATTTAAATCTGTCTATTAAGAATTGTTGTCTGTCCATAATCCCTTCGCAGCTTTACGGCTATACTC from Pseudomonadota bacterium harbors:
- a CDS encoding class I SAM-dependent methyltransferase is translated as MDEMGLKVGVEIGTEQGKFADCLLRKIPDLKLTVVDCWEPYEGYRENMGDHITEYEKRTRERLGDRCEIIKAYSMDAVKNFEDSSLDFIYIDGNHNFINCANDISEWSKKVKVGGLIMGHDYTHNNVGYERTDVDYVVDAWTKAHEIKVWFVTSEGDRCPSYFWVQK